Part of the Zea mays cultivar B73 chromosome 4, Zm-B73-REFERENCE-NAM-5.0, whole genome shotgun sequence genome is shown below.
CTTAAATTGATGATTTAGGAAGTctattagagaactattggagttgctcttattaTACAAGTCGTCATGGGGACTTGTCATATATATCTAACATAATACACGAATATTAGCAGCTAACCTGGAGTCCACACAGCATGCCTCTCAAAATCACTTAAATTTCTGTATTTGAAAATCTGGGTTCAAATTCACGAGCTGATTTGTGGCACGGCGTTAGCATCTAataacaaaacaaaaaaaaatggGCACTGACATTGTAACTTCTGTTCTCAACTTTCATTGTCGAAATGATCTCACTAACATATTCAAGGATATCAAATTGTTCCACGCAGATTGATTGTATTACGAACTGACCTTACACTCGAGCACAGTACAAAACATAGCAAATCCAGATCCACGGTATCGGTACCAGCCTGAAAAGGTACATAAAAGAGCTACGGCTATAATGCTTCGAAAGGATGCCATTATCAGCAGGCTAACATACTTCACTGCTTCCTTGCCGCGACAATGTTGTCAGCCTACAAAATAAAGATGACATATATTACAGACAGATACTATTCAAATGGAAAGAACATAAAATGGAAGGATACTTCTGTACCAGAAGAACAATACAGCTCTGAAATTAGATCAATGCAAGATACTCAGAAAATATCTAGTTGGCATTTTTATGAGCATGTTAAATACCTCTTTCTTCACAGGCTCTTCCTTCTCTGACAGAATCAGCTCAATGTGGCAAGGGGAGGACATGTAAGCTGCAGAACAGCAACATTAAATATACCATTCAACAGTGTCGCAAGAATGAAAGACCATCCTTCGATACATACGGTTAATGCGTCCGTGAGCACGGTAGGTGCGGCGCCTCTGCTTCTGGGCTTGGTTCACCTGGATGTGTGAAACATAGAGGTTGTCCACGTCCAAGCCTTTCACCTGGAAATAACAGACATGTTAAGTCAAACCAGACAGTAGGAAATGTGAGTGCACGCTTAAAATGAAAAGGAAGAGACAAGAGGGCATACATCAGCGTTACTCTCAGCATTCTTCAGCAAATCCAATATGAACCTGGCTGACTTAACAGGCCAGCGACCCTGCCCATTGGAGTGGCGAGACTTTGCTTGTGCGGTGCGACCAACACCTCCACAGTATCTCCGGAAGGGAATTGCCTGCTTGTGAGCAATAACATCCTCAAGGTATCGCTTAGCCTTGGTCAAAGGCAGCTTGCGAAGCGCAAAAGCTGTCTCCCTTGTGTTCTGCAGTAATTTTACGAGTTTAATAAGAGATAACAGAAAGATAATCAATCTCAGAGTCGCCATCTGAAATCTGATATCAACTAATCACTGAACTGAGTATCACAGTATGCCTAAGTTGAATGTGGGAAAGCACAAAAAGGATTTCAAGCTTATACAGATCGCAAAAACCCAGTTGCAGGTTCATAGGAAAGCCCTATGTGCCAAAGCTTCTAACTATAATTAGAGAGAATTCACCTAGAATATTCTGTACTTTCTAATGACCACTGCATGGTATACCTGTGCGACTTGTGACTAACAAAGTTACAAGATCAAGTAGAGGACACTGACAGAGCAATGCTTTAAAATCAACTTAAAGAGACTCAGGGCAATGTtttaaaagaacaagaaaaaaaacTGTCAATTTATCAGTCCCCATGGACATGAGACTTATTATGTCTCATGAGATAGCTCACAATAAAATCAGTAATCCTGGGTTCCCCGAAACTTAATTTGGAATCAAAATTTCACTTTGAATCAACGATTTTGTTTGAGGTGTAACTAGCATGTCAACTCAGTATTTGAAGTCATCACACACACAAAAAGTATTTGAAGGCATAGCATGTACAAGTTTAATGAAACACCAGCATCATTCAGGCACGTCTCCAGAAACAAAAAATAAATGTCTAAAGATGTCACATTGTCTACAAACCATTAGTCATGGAAAACAACACAATGGTCCATAGGTAATAATCAACAATGTGTTTATGTCACTAAAGTAACGCGGGAACTGCTCATATGAATAACATAGCAGAACCTTTTACTCTTTAGGTTTCGACAATCTAATCCATCCATGCATGACATCACACTTATGTTGACACACTACTTTGCACCTCAAACCAGCATGTTGAAGAACCTATCAAATCAGCATGAAGAAACGCAACGCACCTTGAAGTGGACCCTCAGGTCCCTTCCCATGGCCTTGGCCGCTGCACAGACAACGCCAAACAACCCAAAATAAGCACTACAGATAGATGGAAGGACCTCAAACGCAAGACCAACGCACTACAGGAACAAAGATAGGCGAGATCTTACATTTGGTAGGGTTGCCCGGCTCCTGCGAGTACTTAACCTGCGACGCAACAACGAGATGTCAGTTAGAAAAACGCATCGAAGCATGGCGCCATGTTGGCGGAGGGGGTGGGCTGACCATAGCGGCGGCGAAGGAGCGAAGAAGGAATGGTCGCCTTCGCACAGACAGTACGCACTGAGGATGCACCGAGGGGGCGGCGCTGGCGGTGGCAGCCTTAAGAGATGGGAAACCCTAGTGCTAATGCGCTCTAGAGGGGCCCGGATGGGCTTGCTGATCTAATGGGCTGAAGTGTGCACGGCCCTTGTGGCTCAGAAGGCCATGTATGATCCGGCGCAAAACACCCTGCCCAGTGTCCACAACTCAGGGCTCTTTGCAACGCAGCAACTTTTCCTGTTTTTTAAATGATTTAATTTCTGGGGAATATGTATGGTTTCTGTAAAATTCCTATGTTGCAAAAGGGATCTTATACCTCCTCTGGAACCTAATTTTTTCCTGTTCCTATATTTTCTATGAAAAATAAATTAATACCTATGAAATTCTATCACATCAGGTTTTAGGGGGCAAAACCACATGCATAACATATGTGTgttaggatctatttccacacatatgtcgaCATCACAagggtaatatatcaaaagaacaatgcataaaagcgtaaataaagattatattaacatagtacacttcgaacagacataatgtcttaacctttattcatcaaagtacagcgaaacatggacatccttccacaggaagatgaccgggggtatcactagactagcatccatggagttcagtatCATAACTTCATCTTCAAATttatgatcaaaattaagcaagggtgagatcacttatggtcggggctcagcaagtaggggaaaatgcaaggtaacacggtaaggctaaagtttaatgcgattggcattttagttggtcaacattttattatcaacacctgattactaggtataagtatataccaaacccaattaagcatAATTCATAACCGGCATGCACTTAAACCATTTGAACAAATACCATCAACATGAAGCTCAACCTCTTGAGCGAACCACTTAAGCATACCGCTTAAACAAAACCGAtcacgatttatttccatcttgaaaatcgcctagagggggtggataggcggaaactgaaatttacaactttaaacatactacaagccggggttagcgttagaataaaatccgagtccgggagagaggggaaaacaaatcaaccaagaaaataaagtggatgacacggtgatttgttttaccgaggttcggttccaatgaacctagtccccgttgaggtagtcacaaagaccgggtctctttcaaccctttccctctctcaaacggtcacttagaccgagtgaggcttcttccttaatctcacaggtcacttagaccccgcaagaatcaccacacaattggtgtctcttgcctcacttacaaagcacttgagtaagaagtgagaaagaaaagaaagccaagccaagcaaataagagcaacaaagaaacacgagtgatcctctcacaagtcctaatgcgctagaattggattggggactttgatcggatcggaggctttgatttgtgtcttggagtgttgcactttgctcttgtattgaatggagagtgttgaatgcttagatggttggagtggaggtggttgaggggtatttatagccctcacccaccaaaacAACTGTTGGggcgggctgctgtcgatgggcgtaccggacagtccggtgcgccagccacgtcacccaaccgttaggattctaacacagtcgaccgttggagcactgacttctagtggcaccggacaggtactgtttactgtccggtgcgcctctggcggctgctctgacttctgcgcgaactgtccgcgcactgtagcgtttattggtgcactgtgcagtcgaccgttgcgtcgaagagccgttgctccgctgtcacaccggatagtccggtgaattatagcggagcggcgctggaaaaacccgaaggtgaaaagttcggagttgtacggtcctggtgcaccggatactgtccggtggcataccggatagtccggtgcgccagaccagggcacacttcggtttcttttgctccttt
Proteins encoded:
- the LOC541667 gene encoding large ribosomal subunit protein uL22, whose product is MVKYSQEPGNPTKSAKAMGRDLRVHFKNTRETAFALRKLPLTKAKRYLEDVIAHKQAIPFRRYCGGVGRTAQAKSRHSNGQGRWPVKSARFILDLLKNAESNADVKGLDVDNLYVSHIQVNQAQKQRRRTYRAHGRINPYMSSPCHIELILSEKEEPVKKEADNIVAARKQ